The Kryptolebias marmoratus isolate JLee-2015 linkage group LG7, ASM164957v2, whole genome shotgun sequence region CCCAAAACCCACTGGCCTCATGAACTtaccttttacacacacacacacacacacacacacatctcatcGCACGCCAGTGTAAACACTCATTTCAGGACGGTCAAGAGAACAATTGTTTGGTTACAACACTCTGTCATGTGCTCGTGTGTTCGGCTGTCTGACTGCCTCCTCCACAcactgttttaggtttttaaaattaataaaaataaagcaatagtTTGTGCTTTTATGTCCTGGAGGCTCTGAGATTGGAGCTTAACTTCTCTTAGAGCAGTTCAGGTGAAAGTCGCCGTGGAGAAACAGAGCTTTGTTTTAACCGATCCAAACATTTCAGATGTGATGTCACAGATTTGAATTGTTGATATCAGATGTAGTTTCCTGCTGTGGGCGAAGTTAAccataataataaacaaaggaCAGGAGCTGAAACTTTGTAAAACTGCTCGGCACAACGTGGTCTTTACTAAGGCAGGTGTTGAAGGTCATCTGAGGCCACaagctgtattttcttttctttctttgtataaTTTCTGAAatagtaaacaaataaataaaacaggaacttGACTTGTCCCTAAAGGCTATCTGACATTTGTTAAGGTAACCTGCACAGCTGGTTAGATTCTAATCTGCTCTGAATTGTATACCAGATGTGCGTGATGTCCAAAGGTTATCAGAAATCAGCATATCAATACATTCCAGACAAAAATGACACGACAATCAAATAAAACCCCACTGCCTTAAATGTCTATAGCTGATTTagctaaaatgttaaaacagataaaaagggCTGTTAGCACTGTgatgagaaaagaagaaagaatgaGGATTAGCTTGTCTTTATCCCCCGTAGGGcatctgagtgtgtttgtctttagCATTAGCAACGTATCTCACAAACCTGAAACTCTACAACTCAAGATGGCaaccgcagctaatcaacacaaaagtagctataATAACTCAGTAGATGTTAGTGATTGAGCTccttggtgttgtagtagctgagagtctgcATAGATCACAGCAGGTCTTGCAAAATTGCATTAGATTGTTGCGTAACATTATTTACcaggtttgacctaaacagcTACAGTCTGTCTCCTCTgatcataaaataatcttagtttaaacctctggcGTGAAAGGCTTAATTTAAGTATTAAACAGTCCCAATGTGTACAAGACTTGTCCATCATCTTGCTTCCACAGTTCAGTCCtttctgaatatatttgtcttttttttgttttgaagccagTGTTtgaattttctgcatttctgtttccaaaatacAAAACTCGAATCCCGTCGTTGGtctagtttcatttttaaaactgaccaCATCCTCTTTGTCGTTAAACAAACAGGCCGAGGCCGTGGTGAGACTGGATTCTACCAAAGAAGTATTGAGGACACTGAAGTAGGCTTTGGCCGCAGCGTCCGAGAGATACACCGCAGCCAGAGCTGGGATGACCGGTGAGGAAATGTTTGCAGGGACACGACTCTgtgctgttttgtaaataaaaagcttttatctGTACTGCTGAGAGGATCTGTCATCCTGCGTATTAGGTTCTATAATCTGCTCTgttgtttctgaatgtttttgctcttgAGGTTATCTCACATTTGCAGACTTTATTTCCTTATCTACCTGCTGAAAGGAAGCATTTGTGTGCATCTCTGTAGAATTTCTTAATTGATCCGTATGAATTCAGGTCTGTTTTGCTCGGACCCAAGTGTTAGCAGGACTCGTTTCCCCCGGATAAAAACTGGATgatgttattgatttttatcttgTGTTTATCACCTAATTTTCTGTCCGTTTCCCACCATCTCCTCAGGGGTGAGCGTCGGTTTGAGAAGCCGCTGCGGCGGGAGGCGGTGCGTCCTGGCTTTGAAGAAGCTGGAGGTCCCGGGGGTCCCGGGAGGAAGGAGTACACAAGGGCTGACAGCGATAACTGGCGCACCCTCCgcgaggagcaggaggaggatgagggggAGCCGGGCAGCAACTGGAGGCTTTCTGGACCCCGCAGGGATGGTATGATAAATACAGACGTTTATTTGTTACCCGTGCCTCAAACTTTGAACAGGAAACAATCATCAAACAAGACCTTTATCGACTGACTTAATTCTTTTGATGGATAGCTGAAATGTCTTTACATGGGGGGTGTCTTCAGTTGCTTGAACTTTTAATGTTATATTGTTAAGTCTGTGGCTTAGTTTAAATTCAGGACAtaaaaggtatttaaaaaaaaatcaggtacATCCAGTTACAAAATATCTGCCAGTAAGAACATAACAAGTGTCTTTATtgatataaatgttaaaataaagagtGACCTTCAGAAATGTATTTGCTTATTTGATTGAAACAGTCCTGTTAGAAGTCCTAAAGGTGCTTATGCTGACATCTAGTGGCTATGAAGAGAATTTAACAGAATGAGTGGTTATTAATAGTTCAGCAGTTTCAGGAACTGAGACAAATCCAAAGAATTAACTACAAATTAACTATCTTTCACCCGTTGAGGGTCTGATTAAACGCGCCGTAAGAGCTGACCCCAGTCTTGTTTTCTCCGTTAGATGGTGGTCCTCGCTCAGCGGGCTGGCGGGACCACAGCGGTCCAGGTGAAAGTCGCCGGAGGAAGTTCGACTTCGACTTCCGGGACTCGGAGGGTCACGGTCCCGGGCGCCGGCGTGCAGGGAGCGAGGGGTTGGAGGACGACAGGGACGGCCTGCCCGAATGGTGTACGGATGAGGAGGATGGGGAGATGGGAACCTTTGACTCCTCTGGAGCCTTCATGCCTTTGAAGGTACGTCACTTTTTATCGTGATCTAAAAAACATACTGTTTGAATGAAGAGGCTGTATTAGTTTTAATGTTAGTATTATTAAGATTTTGAGAATTGTTGGGCTCTTTGTTTTATAGCtgatatatttttcattttatggttTATCAAAATAACCTTTTATAGTCTAGAAGACTGAATTCACCTCACAtggaatgttttaaacaaagaggcaggataaaaaaagcttgtgatattttattattctgagatttttttctcacactctcaaaatgtgtaaatacCACATCACTCGGTGTCAGATAATGTTCCCACCTTTAATGAACTTAGAGAATGTGTATATGAAGTCAAGTTTGACtgagaaaaatgtaattataatCTTTTCTGAGCCTTCAGTACAGCTGCATTTTGACTGCAGTGTTTTTGTCATCTTGTCAGTggtttaaaattaacttttaattatACCACAAAAGCTTTGCAACAAAATTTTGATCAAAAAAGTGTAATCAGAccaacaaaatgttaatttttctcctctcctcctggtGTTTGTGCGTTAGAAGGGTGGTAAGGAGACAATCCTGGAGGAGGAGTTGGACTTCAAGGGCAtcgaggaggaggacgaggaggacaaCTTTCCTGATGTAGAGAGGAAGAGCTCAGAAAGCGACAAAggtgtgcaaaaaaataatctgtcttttatttcttaggTCTCCGTACCTTATctgctcaagaaaaaaaaaaatctcatttattgtcttttttttttttctcttcagagaGTAAAGATGCCATGTCTGCTGCAGGGGATGATAAAATAAAGCCAGCatcaccctcctcttcctctcctccagccCACTGTGCCCCTCCATCACTGGAACCTGGAAACATTGGTCAGGTGATGGAGAACTGTCATCTGAGCAACAGCCACTCAGTCAAGGCCAGCAGCTCACCTGCAGATGGTACGATTTCTAACAAACacctggagtgtgtgtgtgtgtataaattgTACAAATCACCCATATAAAGTTCTATTAAATAGCTTGCACATACCTACTTATTCTAAAATAGTCATTTACTTTATAAGTGAATCTTGTTTTGGAGCTTTAAGGGTTCCTGTGTGAGTTCTCTTAAGTGTGTTGGACTCTTTAGCTCCAGAACAGCGTGTGTACGTGAGAGAGAAAATTTGGCCCCGCGTATATTTTGGTTTGACATGGAATATGTTGATCTGCAGTCATTTAATATCTTGTTTACTGAAGCTGCTGTTAAAGCTGGATCAGATACAGAACCAGCAGGCGGCTCTGCTGCTCACCGCCTCCATAAACAGCCAAACTAAAAATAGGACCCATTGTTTAATTCGTCgttcttgttgtttctgtgtcagACTTGGCTCCCATCGGGGGCTCCAAGGCCCAGCTGAGCAGCACCGCCCCTGCCGTCGTCACTGctgccgcctcctcctcctcctcctccagcctaCCTCCCCCAccctcttcctctgctgctcctctcctccctccgtCAGGAGGAGACACCGAGGACGATGAAGGCATGAAGCACCTGCAACAGGTTGGAACAGCAGCTGCACATATACGTCATCCTAAATAAtgcatgcaaacaaaaaacataaataatttaagtaggtcaaatataaaaccttatttcgatgcattttcacaaaatacaTTACTGCGAAAGACAAATGCACGATTTACTGCAGCTCAGACTTTTTTAGGTAACtcttctgtttgcattttttcccaattttgaaaataaaagcaagatgtttttgttcttttagtttCAGTAATCTTAAGGCTGATTTTAAGACCCACTGAAATGGCCAACCACTCCACAGTCTGTGCTAATGAGGCAAGAATTAGTGACTCCATCTTGCTAAGTGCTACATTACATCCTTAGTTGTCAGACCATGGCCattaattgttataattattGGAACCTGAACTGCATAATTGTATTTTGGATGTGAATGTTGTACTGTCTTAGCTcataaataattgaaaacatgacctttttagtttttctgtctgcatgCTGAGCTGAAAACTAGCCAACAGGCATGAAGAGGCGGCTTGTAGAAGTTCAGTTCGTTTAACTTTTTTTGGCCTAAAGCTTGATCCATGAGTGCAAGCCAATCGATCGGTGATAAAGTTCCTAAAATAGGATTAAAGGTACAAAAACGGTAGAGCATTGGGTCGGCATTTTGCGGCCGCTAACACTTGACTGGACTTGGTGAGAGGTTGGTTACATCATACTCTTGTCAACTGTTTCAACAAGTTGCATGATATGTCTATTTAAGTTAAATGagactgtttgtgtgtttttggactgATGATAAAGGTGTACAACACACACAAGGCGTAATAGTAGTGATAGGTGTAGCACCTggcaagatggcctccacaaaTCTGGCCTAGTGTTCTCAGTGGCTATGTCAGTGATCCTTGATCTTTGTTAACTCAAATGCACAACTTTTAATTTAGCTCTCTGCAACTAAAGTGAAGCTGTGAGTGTGAAAGTGTTTTCGACAGAACGtaactgaagatgtttttgtgtaGGAGGCAGAGAAGATGGTGGCGTCACTGCAGGACACCTCTTTGGAGGAGGAGTGTTTCACCcaggctctgcagcagcaggagagcAGGAATACGGCCGCTGCTCTGCCTCTAACTCACGAGTCCGCCATGAAGTGGTTCTACAAGGACCCGCAGGGCGAGATCCAGGGTACCCTTCAGCACCCAAAACCCCCCTTCTGTACCGAGTTCAGTTACTCTGTGTTTAAAGCAAAGAGAGTCATGGTCCCGTCTGTGTTCACTCGATCCTCAGGGCCGTTCACCACGGTGGAAATGTGTGAGTGGTTCCAGGCCGGCTACTTCACCATGACCCTGCTGGTGAAGCGGGGCTGCGATGAGGGCTTTCAGCCCCTGGGGGACGTCATCAAGATGTGGGGCCGCGTGCCCTTCGCCCCGGGGCCCTCCCCGCCGCCCCTGCTGGTGAGACAGCTCCCACCGACGCAGCGCCCGCAGCCTAGCCGGGGGCCCTCTGGGACTGTGAGTCAGACCTCTGCTGAACTGCAGGATttggggaggggaggagggagatcagataaaataaaatgtgacaaggCTATTGCAGACAGGGTTGTTTGGTTTTAGATTTCTTTTGACTGATTTCTCGCGGTGCTTTCAGGGAAACCTGGACCAGGAGCGTCTGaagaagcagcaggagctgGCGGCCGCAGCTCTTTATCAGCAgctccaacagcagcagcagctattCCAGCTCATTAACAGGTACAGAAACAAGTTCCACCGCAAACAGAAAGACTGAACGGCTTTAATCATCCTCATCTTACACCTGCAACGTAATTACCTTTTGACTGGAAGTGGCTTCTGTGTGGCAGGTGCAGTGAGCAGGGTATAATGCCTTCGATGAACAGGTCGATGTCAGTGCCAGATACAGGGTCCATGTGGGACATGCATACCTCAGCTTCACAGCCGTCAGGTATGTTTTCTGCATACAGTCACAAAACTTGTATTAAAACTCATGAACAGAAACTGGAATCCCTTCTGTGTTGTTTCCATTCAGGAAGTGAAGCCAGTCTTTGGGACTTAACAATGAATCCTTCTACTCAGGGTCCAACTCTTGAACAGCTTCAGAAGGTCAGTTCAGTCGAGTCATACggtgctgatttttatttttcttctacttCAGTCgctgaaacattttcattgaGTTCAGGATGCACTGTGCTGAACTGAGTTCTTTCATTTAACCATCAGCTCCAGCAGGAGAGGCGAGACGCTGAACTCAGGGCGAAgcgtgaggaggaggagcgtaagaggagggaggagaagagaaggcagcaggaggagcagaaaaggagggaggaggaggacatgTTCAGACGCAAGCAGGTGAGATTTCTCCCAAACCgtcattctgatgttaacaggatgtgacgtcacagctcttcttcatgagttatttggggttattttggttaaagttgcgggacaGTTGCTGAGTTTGGGGCAAAATTGCACAAAGTTGCGATgtcgtggggtttgcttgattttgcgttaatagttgtgatcgcaacatcgcaaaatcctggagggtctgatttcctgtttaaaggtttttagtattttctttttgcaaactaCTTCATGTGCTTTGagcgttcatatatcaaaacatttggctcaGTTTAGAAAGGTGTTCTGTGAATTTGagtatttaactttttaattatttaactttatttacaaaattgtTTCCCATAGaaataatttaagtttataaaggaataataatattttcaatTTATACAAAAGCATTGTTCTTTGAAATGTACTTTGAtacttttttgtcttcctaTCGAGCATCTtactaatttaagcttttagcttctttttgctacatttgacttttaaagacttttttgcTTATAGCTatagttttgctatttttagcatttagctgtaaaattgCTATTTGTCTTTTAACCATTGTTTTTCTGATTCTAGAAtctttgcagtttgttttcattttgctaaAAGTTGCTGAAGTCATTCAGCTACCgtgctgcatttttacagaaaattgaACTTGTCTGCTTTAGTAATCACAtttagttgttctttttttaaattatacttATTATTTAGTTAAGAGTTTGCTGAATCAAAAGCCTCACAAGGTTAGCAGGTTACCATgatgtcctgtttttttcctctctgtggtGTCGTCAGCAGCAGGAACTGAtcatgaagctgctgcagcaggccCCCCAGCAGCAGGGACCGGGGGCCAGCAGCTCCAGTTGGAGCAGTGCTTCTTCATCTGGGCTACCAAAGGCAGGAAAGTCGCAGAGTCTGACTCTGCTGGAGTTGCAGCAGCAGCGGGCTCAGCAGCAGAGGGTGGGTTCCTCAGCCGTGACGTGACCGAATGTTGGAGAACATTACAGATGGAGAATCCTCaccctggttttttttttcctctccacctGCAGCACTCCAGCATGTCCATGGGGGGCTCCTCCATGGGCGGGCAGTGGTCGGAGAGCGTCGGCATGTGGGGCGGGCCCGGCGGCATGGAGGGCAAGGGCAGAAGCGGGGGCTCCTCGGGCGGCATGGGGATGTGGGACGAGGCGGTGAAGAACCAGACGGGCCTGCGTGggaacagcaacaacaacatggGCTTGAAGAACAGCCGTAGCAGCCCCTCCCTCAGGCAAGCAGAGTCTAAATTTATCAGGCAAATGAAACCAAATAATCTCTCTTCCCTTATGTTGCACGTATTTCGTGTTTGGGTAATTCGTCCTCTTTCCTTCGTAGCGATCAGTACATGATGCGCCGTAAAcggacggaggaggaggagaagctgctgaagctgctgcagggcATGAAGCCTCAGGACGGCTTCACCACCTGGTGTGAACAGATGCTGCACGCTCTCAACACCTCTGCCAACAACTCCTCCTCTCTGGATGGTATGAGGATCCGTCTTTAAATAGAACTCCATCAAAGAGTTCAGTCTAAACTTAGCACGCCGCTTTGACGAAAAATCCTCGCCACAAGTATGTAGCCTCTCGTTGCAGTACGTTGGGATTAATTTCTTCGCTCTGCGGTAACATTTTGTTCATGTGCAATTTCTACTTATCCCCAGAAATGATGAAAATTGTCAAGTataattttaaatatgattACATTGAGGCATATATAAATCATCTATGTGCCAATTTTATGCAGATAtacttcagatgttttatttggtcCTAGTAGATTATTATAAtccagaaataaacattttgctcACCTTTGCTAACATTGTCTCTGTAAAGTTGCCACCATCGTGGCGTACCTGAAGGAGGTGGAGTCTCCCTATGCAGTGCTGGATTTCATCCGGTCCTACCTTGGGGACACCGTGGAAGCCAAAGAGTTTGCCAAACAGTTTCTTGAGCGACGTGCCAAACAGAAAGCCAACcaacagaggcagcagcagcaggtaggcCTGAGCTTGAAAGGGCTGCGTCAAATGGAGGGAAACATCAGCTGGTTCCATTAAATTACAGCACAAATGTCCCTCTCTGTTTCTGGAACAAGTCTCCTGATGAACGCTTTAAATAGAGCTGTACTCGCAGCTAAACGGGCCCGTTAAATCACACGAGCTGGTCTGATCTTTTTACTAAAGCAAACATCTGTAAGAAGAGTCGATTTCAGGGTTTTCTGTGCAACATGTTgagtttgaagtgtttttccGGAATGCATTTAGGAAAATGTGA contains the following coding sequences:
- the gigyf1a gene encoding GRB10-interacting GYF protein 1 isoform X3; this encodes MTAETLNFGPEWLRALSSGGSVTSPPPSPAMPKYKLAEYRYGREEMLALYIKDNKVPEDMQDKEFAAILQDEPMQPLALVPLTEEEQRNFSMSVNSAAVLRLMGKGVGGAAPAGVVRGRGATRGGRGRGRGETGFYQRSIEDTEVGFGRSVREIHRSQSWDDRGERRFEKPLRREAVRPGFEEAGGPGGPGRKEYTRADSDNWRTLREEQEEDEGEPGSNWRLSGPRRDDGGPRSAGWRDHSGPGESRRRKFDFDFRDSEGHGPGRRRAGSEGLEDDRDGLPEWCTDEEDGEMGTFDSSGAFMPLKKGGKETILEEELDFKGIEEEDEEDNFPDVERKSSESDKESKDAMSAAGDDKIKPASPSSSSPPAHCAPPSLEPGNIGQVMENCHLSNSHSVKASSSPADDLAPIGGSKAQLSSTAPAVVTAAASSSSSSSLPPPPSSSAAPLLPPSGGDTEDDEGMKHLQQEAEKMVASLQDTSLEEECFTQALQQQESRNTAAALPLTHESAMKWFYKDPQGEIQGPFTTVEMCEWFQAGYFTMTLLVKRGCDEGFQPLGDVIKMWGRVPFAPGPSPPPLLVRQLPPTQRPQPSRGPSGTGNLDQERLKKQQELAAAALYQQLQQQQQLFQLINSEQGIMPSMNRSMSVPDTGSMWDMHTSASQPSGSEASLWDLTMNPSTQGPTLEQLQKLQQERRDAELRAKREEEERKRREEKRRQQEEQKRREEEDMFRRKQQQELIMKLLQQAPQQQGPGASSSSWSSASSSGLPKAGKSQSLTLLELQQQRAQQQRHSSMSMGGSSMGGQWSESVGMWGGPGGMEGKGRSGGSSGGMGMWDEAVKNQTGLRGNSNNNMGLKNSRSSPSLSDQYMMRRKRTEEEEKLLKLLQGMKPQDGFTTWCEQMLHALNTSANNSSSLDVATIVAYLKEVESPYAVLDFIRSYLGDTVEAKEFAKQFLERRAKQKANQQRQQQQLSKEVGGLNMNFPLQDSMRGMNPSTLQSMFQANHMGKASLYDNQGGKMKKKQSMMLHSDPSILGYSFHNPGECLSMNEMEMVEDY
- the gigyf1a gene encoding GRB10-interacting GYF protein 1 isoform X2, with the translated sequence MTAETLNFGPEWLRALSSGGSVTSPPPSPAMPKYKLAEYRYGREEMLALYIKDNKVPEDMQDKEFAAILQDEPMQPLALVPLTEEEQRNFSMSVNSAAVLRLMGKGVGGAAPAGVVRGRGATRGGRGRGRGETGFYQRSIEDTEVGFGRSVREIHRSQSWDDRGERRFEKPLRREAVRPGFEEAGGPGGPGRKEYTRADSDNWRTLREEQEEDEGEPGSNWRLSGPRRDDGGPRSAGWRDHSGPGESRRRKFDFDFRDSEGHGPGRRRAGSEGLEDDRDGLPEWCTDEEDGEMGTFDSSGAFMPLKKGGKETILEEELDFKGIEEEDEEDNFPDVERKSSESDKESKDAMSAAGDDKIKPASPSSSSPPAHCAPPSLEPGNIGQVMENCHLSNSHSVKASSSPADDLAPIGGSKAQLSSTAPAVVTAAASSSSSSSLPPPPSSSAAPLLPPSGGDTEDDEGMKHLQQEAEKMVASLQDTSLEEECFTQALQQQESRNTAAALPLTHESAMKWFYKDPQGEIQGPFTTVEMCEWFQAGYFTMTLLVKRGCDEGFQPLGDVIKMWGRVPFAPGPSPPPLLVRQLPPTQRPQPSRGPSGTGNLDQERLKKQQELAAAALYQQLQQQQQLFQLINRCSEQGIMPSMNRSMSVPDTGSMWDMHTSASQPSGSEASLWDLTMNPSTQGPTLEQLQKLQQERRDAELRAKREEEERKRREEKRRQQEEQKRREEEDMFRRKQQELIMKLLQQAPQQQGPGASSSSWSSASSSGLPKAGKSQSLTLLELQQQRAQQQRHSSMSMGGSSMGGQWSESVGMWGGPGGMEGKGRSGGSSGGMGMWDEAVKNQTGLRGNSNNNMGLKNSRSSPSLSDQYMMRRKRTEEEEKLLKLLQGMKPQDGFTTWCEQMLHALNTSANNSSSLDVATIVAYLKEVESPYAVLDFIRSYLGDTVEAKEFAKQFLERRAKQKANQQRQQQQLSKEVGGLNMNFPLQDSMRGMNPSTLQSMFQANHMGKASLYDNQGGKMKKKQSMMLHSDPSILGYSFHNPGECLSMNEMEMVEDY
- the gigyf1a gene encoding GRB10-interacting GYF protein 1 isoform X1; protein product: MTAETLNFGPEWLRALSSGGSVTSPPPSPAMPKYKLAEYRYGREEMLALYIKDNKVPEDMQDKEFAAILQDEPMQPLALVPLTEEEQRNFSMSVNSAAVLRLMGKGVGGAAPAGVVRGRGATRGGRGRGRGETGFYQRSIEDTEVGFGRSVREIHRSQSWDDRGERRFEKPLRREAVRPGFEEAGGPGGPGRKEYTRADSDNWRTLREEQEEDEGEPGSNWRLSGPRRDDGGPRSAGWRDHSGPGESRRRKFDFDFRDSEGHGPGRRRAGSEGLEDDRDGLPEWCTDEEDGEMGTFDSSGAFMPLKKGGKETILEEELDFKGIEEEDEEDNFPDVERKSSESDKESKDAMSAAGDDKIKPASPSSSSPPAHCAPPSLEPGNIGQVMENCHLSNSHSVKASSSPADDLAPIGGSKAQLSSTAPAVVTAAASSSSSSSLPPPPSSSAAPLLPPSGGDTEDDEGMKHLQQEAEKMVASLQDTSLEEECFTQALQQQESRNTAAALPLTHESAMKWFYKDPQGEIQGPFTTVEMCEWFQAGYFTMTLLVKRGCDEGFQPLGDVIKMWGRVPFAPGPSPPPLLVRQLPPTQRPQPSRGPSGTGNLDQERLKKQQELAAAALYQQLQQQQQLFQLINRCSEQGIMPSMNRSMSVPDTGSMWDMHTSASQPSGSEASLWDLTMNPSTQGPTLEQLQKLQQERRDAELRAKREEEERKRREEKRRQQEEQKRREEEDMFRRKQQQELIMKLLQQAPQQQGPGASSSSWSSASSSGLPKAGKSQSLTLLELQQQRAQQQRHSSMSMGGSSMGGQWSESVGMWGGPGGMEGKGRSGGSSGGMGMWDEAVKNQTGLRGNSNNNMGLKNSRSSPSLSDQYMMRRKRTEEEEKLLKLLQGMKPQDGFTTWCEQMLHALNTSANNSSSLDVATIVAYLKEVESPYAVLDFIRSYLGDTVEAKEFAKQFLERRAKQKANQQRQQQQLSKEVGGLNMNFPLQDSMRGMNPSTLQSMFQANHMGKASLYDNQGGKMKKKQSMMLHSDPSILGYSFHNPGECLSMNEMEMVEDY